The following proteins come from a genomic window of Brachyhypopomus gauderio isolate BG-103 unplaced genomic scaffold, BGAUD_0.2 sc44, whole genome shotgun sequence:
- the LOC143486116 gene encoding uncharacterized protein LOC143486116, whose protein sequence is MAPGEQTQKAGKQIWESYLSIMGGHTQEMVVRRLLTHALFNGLASQLNWAGKGHKRAFKDTALHDIMFAALQKQIPGSTHIGFADAVKKWLKYAPDRGGGVPRRLDTGTCRHLGDGLAASGCADAGVHLGSNTAVGAYNTSITAPTRNESLAFINRHLQGQYQNPELSILPFT, encoded by the exons GAGTCTTACCTTTCCATCATGGGTGGACACACACAAGAAATGGTTGTGAGACGGTTGCTGACCCATGCCCTTTTTAATGGTTTGGCAAGTCAGCTGAATTGGGCTGGTAAAGGCCACAAAAGGGCTTTCAAAGATACTGCCCTTCATGACATAATGTTTG CTGCTCTCCAGAAGCAAATTCCTGGAAGCACCCACATAGGATTTGCTGATGCAGTGAAGAAATGGTTGAAATATGCACcagacagaggaggaggagttccAAG acgattggatacaggcacctgcaggcacctgggggatggtctggctgccagtggatgtgctgatgccggggttcacctggggagtaacactgcagtcggagcctacaataccagcatcactgccccgacacggaatgaaagcctggcattcatcaacagacatttacagggacaatatcaaaacccagaactttcaattctaccttttacctag